The region ACGCCTGTGTCAATCCCGCGTGCGGGTGGGCCGGGCATGCCGACACCAACGCCGCGATCAACATTCGCAACGCCGCAGGAACTGCGGTGTCAGGACGTGGAGACCTCGGGGCTGCCCGGTCCGCGAAGCGTCAACCCCCGCGCGCCGCCTGACCGCGACGCGACGGGAGAATCTCCGGCCTTCAGGCCGGAGAGGAGTTCAATGGATCGAGTTGGAGCTCGGGCTCTCACAGGGGTGACGCGGACGGGCCCGGCGGCGGTCGTGATCGGACCCGCTGTATACGCCAAGTCACCTGGTGACGTAGAAGTCGGCCGGGTCGCGCGGCGGCCGGTCCTTCGGCGGCGCGGCGGGATGGCCGACGGCCACGGCGCCCATGGGGTCCCAGTTCTGGGGCAGGTCGAGCACCTCGCGGACCACCTCGCGGCAGAACATCGTGGACGACACCCACGCCGAGCCAAGCCCCTGCACGGCGAGCTGGACGAGGAAGTTCTGCACGCCGGCGCCGGTGGCCACCACGAACATCTCCCGCTCGGCGGCGTTCCGGCGCTCGTCCCGGTAGGTGTGCGAGCCGTCCATCACCAGGCACGGCACCGCCAGGTAGGGCGCGTTTCTCAGCACGTCTCCGCGCCGGATCCGGCGGGTGATCGACTCCTCGGAGAAGCCGTCGGAGCGCAGGTCGGCGATCCAGGCGTCCCGCATCGCGTCGAGCAGTTCCGTACGCGCCCGCGGGGTCTCCAGCAGCACGAACCGCCACGGGGTGGTGTGGTGCGGGGCGGGCGCGGCGATCGCGGCGGCCACGGCCCGCCGCACCGCCGCCGGGTCGACCTCCCGGCCGGAGAACTCGCGGATCGTGCGGCGGGCGAAGACGACGTCGGCCGAGCCGTAGCGGAACAGGTCCTCGTCGGCGGGCCGGACCAGCGCCCGTCCGCCAGGCCCGTCCTCCTCGGTCACCAGGCCGGCCAGCCCGCGCACGACCGCGACCGGCACGCCGGACAACTTGCCCTTCGCGAGGTCGCCCGCCGCCGCGATCTCGTCGGCCAGCGCGACCACCGTGGCGTTGAGCGGGTTGCCGTAGGCGTCGGCTCCGCCGCGCAGGTCCTCCAGGGGCCGTACGCCGGACGCGCCGATGGCGACGTCGGTGAGGCCGTGCCGCCAGGGCCGGCCGAACGTGTCGGAGACGACCACCCCGACCCGTACGCCGAGCCGCTCGCGCAGCCCGCGACGGATCCGGCTCGCCGACGCGTCCGGGTCCTCGGGGAGCAGCAGCACGGTGCCGGGGGCGGTGTTGGAGGCGTCCACGCCGGCCGCGGCCATGACAAAGCCGTGC is a window of Microbispora sp. NBC_01189 DNA encoding:
- a CDS encoding coenzyme F420-0:L-glutamate ligase, with product MTHITVIGVTGVPEVAPGDDIALLVAEAAPVLEDGDILVVTSKIVSKAEGRIRHSDAGEARDGGGAPPHPHPHPQPHPQPQPQPQPHAPGATAAGRGAPPRDSRTAAIEEETQRVVARRGDTVIAQTRHGFVMAAAGVDASNTAPGTVLLLPEDPDASASRIRRGLRERLGVRVGVVVSDTFGRPWRHGLTDVAIGASGVRPLEDLRGGADAYGNPLNATVVALADEIAAAGDLAKGKLSGVPVAVVRGLAGLVTEEDGPGGRALVRPADEDLFRYGSADVVFARRTIREFSGREVDPAAVRRAVAAAIAAPAPHHTTPWRFVLLETPRARTELLDAMRDAWIADLRSDGFSEESITRRIRRGDVLRNAPYLAVPCLVMDGSHTYRDERRNAAEREMFVVATGAGVQNFLVQLAVQGLGSAWVSSTMFCREVVREVLDLPQNWDPMGAVAVGHPAAPPKDRPPRDPADFYVTR